A DNA window from Mariprofundus aestuarium contains the following coding sequences:
- a CDS encoding fatty acid CoA ligase family protein — MKHSYLHRGGEVPLLGVTIPEHFASIVARFGDREAVVSLPQNRRLSYAGLKEESDRLACGLVSIGIKRGDRVGIWATNNIEWLLLQIATTRIGAVLVNINPAYRSKELAYAIERSDLSAIFTIPAFRKSDYVTMLVELIPELKAMPANRLTSSQFPDLKRVVLYEPSSPENTGHPYSGFTTWQEVITAADSINSGQLDAITATLDIDDPINIQYTSGTTGFPKAVILTHHNILNNAWCSALAMHFTECDRLAIPVPFYHCFGMVLANLLCLSVGACAVIPCEHFDAGLVLKAIDQEHCTALHGVPTMFIAELEHPQFKSFNLSSLRTGIMAGAPCPPVLMRRVIEEMHCSEILIGYGQTEASPLTHLTRREDNFERRIETVGSNLPHQEVKVIDTQNGATQPINTVGEICFRGYHIMKGYFGDKEATAAAIDAAGWLHSGDLGLMDADGYLRITGRLKEMIIRGGENIYPREIEDVIYSHPKVAEVAVFGIPDDYYGEEIAAWIELHDGQTLNENELREFCRERLAHFKVPHHIRFVDAFPVTITGKLQKFRMREIMMESLE; from the coding sequence ATGAAACACAGTTACCTGCATCGCGGAGGAGAGGTTCCACTGCTCGGGGTAACGATCCCAGAACACTTTGCCAGCATCGTCGCCCGCTTCGGTGACCGTGAAGCAGTGGTATCACTCCCCCAGAACAGGCGTTTGAGCTATGCAGGGCTAAAAGAGGAGAGTGACCGTCTGGCCTGCGGTCTGGTCAGTATCGGGATAAAACGCGGCGATCGGGTGGGCATCTGGGCGACCAACAATATTGAGTGGCTGCTATTGCAGATTGCCACTACCCGTATCGGGGCAGTGCTGGTTAACATTAATCCGGCCTACCGTTCAAAAGAGCTCGCCTATGCTATTGAGCGCTCCGACCTTTCTGCCATCTTCACCATACCGGCCTTCAGGAAGAGCGATTACGTGACCATGCTGGTTGAACTCATTCCTGAGCTGAAAGCGATGCCCGCAAACAGATTGACCAGCAGCCAATTCCCAGACCTCAAGCGTGTTGTGCTCTATGAGCCCAGTTCACCTGAAAATACTGGGCACCCCTATTCCGGTTTCACCACTTGGCAGGAGGTGATCACTGCAGCTGACTCCATCAACTCAGGGCAGCTTGATGCAATCACTGCCACACTCGATATCGATGACCCGATCAATATCCAGTACACCTCAGGCACGACCGGCTTTCCAAAGGCGGTGATCCTCACCCACCACAACATCCTCAACAACGCATGGTGCTCAGCCCTTGCCATGCATTTCACCGAATGCGATCGTCTGGCTATTCCTGTGCCCTTCTACCACTGCTTCGGCATGGTACTGGCTAACCTTCTCTGCCTCAGTGTCGGCGCATGCGCCGTGATTCCGTGTGAACACTTTGATGCAGGGCTGGTTCTTAAAGCCATTGATCAAGAGCACTGCACAGCCCTGCACGGTGTGCCAACCATGTTTATCGCTGAACTGGAGCACCCGCAATTCAAAAGCTTTAACCTCAGCAGCCTTCGCACAGGCATTATGGCCGGAGCCCCCTGTCCGCCAGTGCTGATGCGGCGGGTGATCGAAGAGATGCACTGCAGTGAAATCCTGATCGGTTACGGACAGACCGAGGCTTCACCGCTAACCCACCTAACCCGGCGCGAGGACAACTTCGAGCGCCGCATCGAAACGGTGGGCAGCAATCTTCCACATCAGGAGGTGAAAGTTATCGATACTCAAAACGGTGCAACGCAACCGATCAATACAGTTGGGGAGATCTGTTTTCGTGGTTACCATATTATGAAGGGATATTTCGGCGATAAAGAAGCCACCGCCGCAGCCATCGATGCTGCAGGCTGGCTGCACTCCGGTGATCTCGGTCTCATGGATGCGGATGGTTACCTGCGTATCACCGGACGTCTGAAGGAGATGATTATACGGGGAGGTGAAAACATCTATCCGCGCGAAATCGAGGATGTCATCTATTCTCATCCGAAGGTAGCTGAAGTGGCAGTGTTCGGGATTCCTGATGACTATTATGGTGAAGAGATTGCCGCCTGGATCGAGCTGCATGATGGTCAAACATTGAATGAGAATGAGCTACGCGAATTCTGCCGGGAGAGGCTCGCCCACTTCAAGGTGCCACACCATATCCGCTTTGTGGATGCGTTCCCGGTAACTATTACAGGTAAACTGCAAAAGTTCCGCATGCGCGAGATCATGATGGAATCGCTTGAATAA
- a CDS encoding thiamine pyrophosphate-dependent enzyme translates to MSDQRFRHLKDIPSTHIFGSGTPACAGCGGLEVIHQLYEVLGEKTVFINAAGCMTLLSIYPFTPFRGSWLYTAMASAPAGAQGVRDALDILLEQGRIEPSENLTTVVLTGDGSAYGMGLSATSGAIERGLDFIYLCYDNEGYGNTGQQYSEATPHGAKTSTSTGPRGYPGYKKSIFDIWIAGHPAYAATVIGAEPLDLARKIDKAMQFKGPKMITALSPCPTGWGFDPKESVEIGELAVKTGVWPLKEYVDGKVIHTKVPRKRLPVEEYLKRQGRFAHLFNPSRHESTLNEIQQRIDRYWEQVE, encoded by the coding sequence GTGAGTGATCAACGATTCCGCCATCTGAAGGATATTCCCTCCACCCACATCTTCGGCAGTGGCACCCCTGCCTGCGCCGGCTGCGGAGGGCTGGAGGTGATCCACCAACTCTACGAAGTTCTCGGAGAGAAGACGGTATTCATCAACGCGGCAGGCTGCATGACACTGCTCTCAATCTACCCCTTCACTCCATTTCGCGGTTCATGGCTCTACACTGCCATGGCCAGTGCCCCTGCCGGCGCTCAGGGGGTGCGTGATGCGCTCGATATCCTGCTGGAGCAGGGACGTATTGAACCGAGTGAAAATCTCACGACCGTGGTACTGACCGGTGATGGCAGCGCCTACGGCATGGGACTTTCAGCCACATCAGGCGCAATTGAGCGTGGCCTCGACTTTATCTACCTCTGCTACGATAACGAGGGTTACGGCAATACTGGCCAGCAATATTCAGAAGCCACACCGCACGGGGCAAAAACCTCCACAAGCACCGGTCCTCGCGGTTATCCGGGTTACAAGAAGTCGATTTTCGATATCTGGATTGCTGGCCACCCTGCCTATGCAGCCACCGTAATCGGGGCAGAGCCGCTGGATCTGGCGCGCAAAATCGACAAGGCCATGCAGTTTAAGGGGCCGAAGATGATCACTGCCCTCTCACCCTGCCCGACCGGCTGGGGATTTGATCCAAAGGAGAGTGTGGAGATCGGCGAGCTGGCTGTGAAAACGGGTGTCTGGCCGCTAAAGGAGTATGTCGACGGCAAGGTGATACACACGAAGGTGCCACGTAAACGGCTGCCGGTAGAGGAGTACCTGAAACGACAGGGCCGCTTTGCCCACCTCTTCAACCCTTCACGCCATGAGAGCACCCTGAATGAGATCCAGCAGCGCATCGACCGCTACTGGGAACAAGTCGAATGA
- a CDS encoding pyruvate synthase has product MKRILLTGNGAAAWGARLACADYVPAFPITPQTEIIETLADWIDNGEMPGRLVTLDSEHSMITAAGAAAATGVRVFSATSSQGLLYGMEMLYTVAGWRAPFVLVNVSRGLASPITLEPDHNDILAARDCGFLQIHCATCQEVLDSVLIAYRLSEASSVRLPVIVNLDGFYLSFTREPVQIPDLKAAAAFVGAFDAEDIRFRASAPTSQAMAVLGGSPYSYFRYETHLAALQALDAYETIASEFEEKFGRNHPAVETYRCDDAEMLFFMIGCFATKAKVAVDRLREAGWKIGLVRPRLIRPYPAEAIRTILRGKHGVAVIDQNLSMGFGGVLHSELASALYGQPDMPHILASFIGGLGGRDISTEEFFEIATTLKRAIVSGETPAPRLLYTEDELKQIEKLQLIAHVERTGGERE; this is encoded by the coding sequence ATGAAACGCATCCTGCTGACCGGAAACGGTGCTGCCGCCTGGGGCGCAAGGCTGGCATGTGCCGATTATGTGCCCGCCTTCCCGATCACACCGCAGACTGAGATCATCGAAACACTCGCCGACTGGATCGATAACGGAGAGATGCCGGGACGGCTGGTTACACTCGATTCGGAGCACTCGATGATCACTGCTGCCGGTGCTGCTGCAGCCACAGGCGTGCGGGTCTTCTCCGCCACCTCCAGCCAGGGACTGCTCTACGGCATGGAGATGCTCTACACAGTGGCAGGCTGGCGAGCACCGTTCGTACTGGTGAATGTATCACGCGGGCTTGCCTCACCGATCACGCTGGAGCCGGATCACAACGACATTCTGGCGGCAAGGGATTGTGGCTTCCTGCAAATTCACTGTGCCACCTGCCAGGAGGTACTCGATTCGGTTCTCATCGCCTACAGACTGAGCGAGGCGAGCAGTGTACGGCTGCCGGTCATCGTCAATCTCGATGGTTTCTATCTCTCATTCACGCGCGAACCTGTGCAGATTCCGGATCTCAAAGCTGCAGCGGCCTTTGTCGGCGCATTCGATGCTGAAGATATCCGTTTCAGAGCCAGTGCTCCCACCAGCCAGGCGATGGCCGTCCTCGGTGGCTCCCCCTACTCCTATTTTCGCTACGAGACCCATCTGGCCGCACTGCAGGCACTGGACGCTTACGAGACCATTGCCTCCGAGTTCGAAGAGAAATTTGGACGCAATCATCCGGCAGTTGAAACCTATCGTTGCGATGATGCTGAGATGCTCTTTTTCATGATCGGCTGTTTCGCCACCAAGGCGAAGGTGGCGGTTGACCGACTGCGCGAAGCGGGCTGGAAGATAGGTCTGGTGCGGCCGCGATTGATTCGTCCTTACCCTGCAGAGGCCATCCGCACCATCCTGCGCGGCAAGCATGGGGTGGCGGTGATCGACCAGAACCTCTCAATGGGCTTTGGCGGTGTGCTGCACAGCGAGCTTGCCAGCGCCCTCTACGGCCAGCCGGATATGCCGCATATTCTTGCCAGCTTTATCGGCGGTCTGGGCGGCCGCGATATCAGCACGGAAGAGTTTTTTGAGATCGCCACAACCCTGAAAAGAGCAATTGTTTCTGGAGAAACACCTGCACCACGACTGCTCTATACCGAGGATGAGTTGAAGCAGATCGAGAAGCTGCAGTTGATCGCCCATGTAGAACGCACGGGAGGTGAGCGTGAGTGA
- a CDS encoding 2-oxoacid:acceptor oxidoreductase family protein codes for MYRIRFHGRGGQGVKTASRILGTALFDAGFEVQDAPRYGAERRGAPIFAYVRADKKTICERGIILRPDLVAVADDSLVAMPAAGVLQGIDDHTVLLISSATGAETWRERLNLNCTIIVIPAGESDADRSAQPYLGTICAAAAAMMTGLIPQEGLIAAIKEELAGMATETIEKNIHNAIKSYESMAEHKGIISEGEELSFSSYAPPSWVDMPFEAARISSPTIHAGATSVLVKTGLWRTMRPIIDPEQCKRCWWICSSFCPDGIINVSEEGEPQIDYDHCKGCLVCLSQCPSHAITAIAESVAGSVTKSKPNESKP; via the coding sequence ATGTATCGCATCCGTTTCCATGGCAGAGGTGGTCAGGGCGTGAAAACGGCAAGCCGCATTCTCGGCACAGCCCTCTTCGATGCAGGCTTTGAGGTTCAGGATGCCCCCCGCTACGGTGCCGAACGTCGCGGCGCACCGATCTTCGCCTATGTGCGAGCCGATAAAAAGACGATTTGTGAGCGCGGCATTATCCTGCGCCCCGATCTCGTCGCAGTTGCTGATGACTCGCTGGTGGCAATGCCTGCCGCTGGTGTTTTGCAGGGAATCGACGATCACACCGTACTGCTGATCAGCAGTGCCACCGGTGCCGAAACATGGCGAGAACGCCTGAACCTCAACTGCACCATTATTGTGATCCCCGCAGGTGAAAGTGATGCTGACCGAAGTGCACAGCCCTATCTCGGTACCATTTGTGCAGCAGCAGCCGCGATGATGACAGGCCTCATCCCGCAGGAGGGGTTAATTGCAGCGATCAAAGAAGAGCTTGCCGGCATGGCCACTGAAACCATCGAAAAAAACATCCACAATGCAATCAAGAGCTATGAGAGCATGGCAGAGCACAAAGGCATCATATCCGAAGGTGAAGAGCTCTCTTTTTCAAGTTACGCACCACCGTCATGGGTTGATATGCCATTTGAAGCAGCACGTATCTCGTCCCCTACCATTCATGCCGGCGCCACCAGTGTGCTGGTCAAAACCGGACTGTGGCGGACGATGCGCCCCATAATCGATCCCGAGCAGTGCAAGCGGTGCTGGTGGATTTGCAGCAGCTTCTGCCCCGACGGAATCATTAACGTTAGTGAGGAGGGAGAGCCACAAATCGATTACGACCACTGCAAGGGGTGTCTGGTCTGTCTGAGCCAGTGCCCATCGCATGCCATTACCGCGATAGCTGAATCGGTTGCGGGATCGGTAACTAAATCGAAACCGAATGAGTCAAAACCATGA
- a CDS encoding Glu/Leu/Phe/Val family dehydrogenase yields MRELFKLGDDLGPSKIIHVYEPSIGLKGILVVDNIAAGPSIGGVRMAKDVTVEECARLARAMTLKNAAAGLPHGGGKAVLVGDPKMPRKRKEKLLRAMASSLRNVEEYIFAPDMGTDEECMAWVRDEIGRVVGLPRELGGIPLDQIGATGWGISHATDIALNYCNFSIEGARVVIQGFGAVGKHAARYLAEKGAIIVGVADSHGAVCNKHGLDLDALLELKKAGHSVAEYLGGESICGDDVIGVECDIWIPAARPDVINADNVDRLNTKLMVQGANIPVTADAERRLHEKGVLVVPDFIANAGGVICAAMEYRGASESVVFAAIEEKIRRNTGQVLEASRTQNILPRQAAVDLALKRIHKVMGFRRFNTFSTAPGFI; encoded by the coding sequence ATGAGAGAGCTGTTCAAGCTGGGTGACGATCTGGGCCCCTCAAAAATCATCCACGTGTATGAACCGTCAATCGGTCTGAAGGGCATTCTGGTGGTCGATAATATCGCCGCTGGCCCCTCTATCGGCGGCGTACGCATGGCAAAGGATGTCACTGTTGAAGAGTGTGCCCGTCTTGCCCGGGCCATGACACTGAAAAACGCCGCCGCCGGCCTCCCCCACGGCGGCGGCAAGGCTGTTCTGGTGGGTGACCCCAAGATGCCCAGAAAGAGAAAAGAGAAACTACTGCGCGCCATGGCCAGCTCCCTGCGCAATGTCGAGGAGTATATCTTCGCACCCGACATGGGAACTGATGAAGAGTGCATGGCATGGGTGCGCGATGAGATCGGGCGGGTGGTCGGCCTGCCGCGCGAGCTGGGCGGCATCCCGCTCGACCAGATCGGTGCAACGGGCTGGGGCATCAGTCACGCGACCGATATCGCCCTGAACTACTGCAACTTCAGTATCGAAGGCGCACGCGTGGTGATTCAGGGCTTCGGCGCTGTCGGTAAACATGCCGCCCGCTATCTCGCCGAAAAAGGGGCCATTATTGTTGGCGTGGCCGATTCACATGGTGCCGTCTGTAACAAACACGGGCTGGATCTGGATGCCCTGCTTGAGCTGAAAAAAGCTGGTCATTCGGTTGCGGAATACCTAGGCGGTGAATCAATCTGCGGCGATGATGTGATCGGTGTTGAGTGCGATATCTGGATTCCCGCAGCCCGCCCCGATGTCATCAATGCCGACAACGTTGACAGACTGAACACAAAGCTGATGGTGCAGGGTGCCAATATCCCGGTTACTGCCGATGCCGAACGCCGACTGCACGAGAAAGGTGTGCTGGTCGTACCCGACTTTATCGCCAATGCCGGCGGTGTAATCTGTGCTGCCATGGAGTACCGGGGGGCAAGCGAATCGGTTGTCTTTGCAGCCATTGAAGAGAAGATCCGCCGCAATACCGGACAGGTTCTGGAAGCATCCCGCACACAGAATATTCTACCTAGGCAGGCTGCTGTCGATCTGGCGCTCAAACGCATTCACAAGGTGATGGGCTTCCGCCGCTTCAACACCTTTTCCACTGCACCGGGCTTTATCTAG
- a CDS encoding threonine ammonia-lyase, whose protein sequence is MTISIADIRQAAELIRDVTIDTPCTRSLLLSQISGAEIVLKFENHQFTASFKDRGALVKLLSLSEEEKGQGVIAMSAGNHAQAVAYHASRLGIPATIVMPAHTPYLKVKNTRAFGAEVILFGDGLKEARQRAEEVACERGLIMIHPYDDAKIMAGQGTVALEMLESFPDLEVLVAPVGGGGLISGVAVAAKAINPGIDIIGVQSERFPAMKQALAGNPRECGDRTIAEGIAVKTPGTLTLPVIRELVDEILLVDEDQIEAAVEMLLEVEKSVVEGAGAAGLAAVLAHKDKFHGRRVGLILSGGNIDMFTLSSVIQRGLVRTGQLVRISIDIPDEPDALARITALLGRQNTNIVQVYHQRDFTHLSIRQVRVEFLLQVLGKAHLDELLEQLIASGYEATVHASE, encoded by the coding sequence ATGACGATTTCAATAGCGGATATCAGGCAGGCGGCGGAACTTATTCGGGATGTTACGATAGATACGCCCTGTACCCGTTCACTGCTGCTCTCACAGATAAGTGGAGCAGAGATCGTACTTAAGTTCGAGAACCATCAGTTTACCGCTTCATTCAAGGATCGCGGTGCATTGGTTAAGCTGTTATCACTCAGCGAAGAAGAGAAAGGGCAGGGCGTCATAGCCATGAGCGCAGGCAACCATGCACAAGCTGTCGCCTACCATGCCAGCAGGCTCGGAATTCCAGCCACGATTGTAATGCCTGCCCATACCCCCTACCTGAAAGTAAAGAACACCCGTGCGTTCGGTGCTGAGGTGATCCTCTTCGGCGACGGATTGAAAGAGGCCAGGCAGAGGGCTGAGGAGGTGGCATGTGAGAGAGGCCTCATCATGATCCACCCTTATGATGATGCGAAGATTATGGCTGGGCAGGGGACGGTTGCACTTGAGATGCTCGAGTCATTCCCCGACCTGGAGGTGCTGGTTGCACCTGTCGGTGGTGGCGGTTTGATATCAGGTGTTGCTGTTGCCGCTAAAGCGATCAATCCCGGTATCGATATCATCGGCGTACAGAGTGAACGCTTTCCAGCAATGAAACAGGCCCTTGCCGGCAACCCCAGAGAATGTGGCGATCGCACTATCGCAGAAGGTATTGCGGTGAAAACACCAGGCACTCTGACGCTCCCGGTTATCCGTGAATTGGTGGATGAGATTCTACTGGTTGATGAGGATCAGATTGAAGCGGCAGTCGAGATGCTGCTTGAAGTGGAGAAGAGTGTTGTTGAGGGAGCAGGGGCTGCAGGGCTGGCTGCTGTGCTGGCGCACAAAGATAAATTTCATGGCAGACGGGTCGGACTGATCCTCTCCGGCGGTAATATTGACATGTTTACGCTCTCATCGGTCATCCAGCGCGGGTTGGTGCGTACAGGGCAACTGGTACGTATTTCGATTGATATCCCCGATGAACCCGATGCACTGGCCAGGATCACCGCGCTGCTTGGCAGGCAGAATACCAATATCGTTCAGGTCTACCATCAGCGTGACTTCACACACCTTTCGATTCGTCAGGTGCGGGTGGAGTTTCTGCTGCAGGTGCTTGGCAAGGCGCATCTGGATGAATTGCTGGAGCAGCTTATTGCCAGCGGTTATGAGGCAACTGTTCACGCTTCCGAATGA
- a CDS encoding DUF2934 domain-containing protein — MSHLLPSLRHNHSTSVERRSLEDLHEMIEVAAYFLAEKRGFEGECRLHDWLEAEKMICRTYGEGQC; from the coding sequence ATGTCCCATCTATTACCTTCGCTAAGGCACAACCACTCAACATCTGTCGAGAGACGGTCGCTTGAAGATCTACATGAGATGATTGAAGTGGCGGCTTACTTCCTGGCCGAGAAACGGGGGTTTGAGGGTGAGTGTCGACTACACGATTGGCTGGAGGCGGAAAAGATGATCTGCCGGACTTACGGAGAAGGCCAGTGTTGA
- a CDS encoding cytochrome c: protein MFKMMPTTLVFLATCLIAACALKPEPKADLKNMGDADVHAVSDQVIRTVMQNMKSKTVDNDEIIFKNEEEKEKYFRESVDVANSVQASADFITGIGERLQLTRQEQLEFSRLASTLSQQAGEVRKLAVSEKANAVRNKMNQMIGTCNSCHDRFRVMSAE from the coding sequence ATGTTTAAAATGATGCCAACAACTTTAGTTTTTCTGGCGACCTGCTTGATAGCAGCATGTGCCCTCAAACCTGAACCTAAGGCGGATCTGAAGAATATGGGTGATGCCGATGTGCATGCTGTTTCCGATCAGGTGATCAGGACAGTGATGCAGAACATGAAGTCTAAAACCGTTGATAATGATGAAATCATATTTAAAAACGAAGAGGAAAAAGAGAAATATTTCCGTGAATCGGTTGATGTTGCCAATTCAGTTCAAGCCTCGGCAGATTTTATCACAGGCATTGGTGAGCGGCTGCAACTCACCCGCCAAGAACAGCTGGAATTCTCAAGGCTTGCCAGCACACTTAGCCAACAGGCCGGTGAAGTCAGGAAGCTTGCCGTTTCAGAGAAAGCCAATGCGGTGCGCAACAAGATGAATCAGATGATCGGCACCTGTAACAGCTGCCATGACCGATTCAGGGTAATGTCTGCTGAGTGA
- a CDS encoding YbgA family protein, with product MGIKPKVVVSRCLGFEACRYNAQSIQDDFVNRIKPFVELTTICPEADIGLGTPRQPVRLVQIQGQVRMIQPATDNDVTDAMHDYISEQLPKFSNVDGVIMKGRSPSCGPSVVKVYCGSQKGSSAIKGVGLVAQAVNEKLPFIAMEDEGRLKNFHIREAFLMRLYALARLRELLAAPSIKALTEFHARHKLLLMCYHQENMRLCGRIASNGDKESLSIVMHKYAENFRKALQREPSQKNIINALYHGYGWISDELKTEEKKMFIDAIEEYRDDRITLATLQHLLKSYVIRFEHAYLGSQYFLDPYPRELCDLSNSGH from the coding sequence ATGGGTATAAAGCCGAAAGTAGTAGTTAGTCGCTGTCTGGGTTTTGAAGCTTGCCGATACAATGCACAATCGATTCAGGATGATTTCGTAAACAGAATAAAGCCGTTTGTTGAGCTGACAACGATCTGCCCTGAAGCAGATATAGGATTAGGAACGCCAAGGCAGCCGGTGCGACTTGTCCAAATACAAGGGCAAGTGAGAATGATTCAGCCAGCTACTGATAACGATGTGACTGATGCCATGCACGATTATATAAGCGAACAATTACCTAAGTTTAGCAATGTAGATGGGGTTATCATGAAGGGCAGGTCACCATCATGTGGGCCATCAGTGGTAAAGGTATATTGCGGCAGCCAAAAGGGTTCATCGGCGATAAAAGGTGTTGGTCTGGTTGCTCAGGCAGTGAACGAAAAACTCCCTTTTATTGCGATGGAAGATGAGGGCCGGTTAAAAAACTTCCATATTCGGGAAGCATTCCTGATGCGGCTCTATGCTCTGGCCCGATTGCGCGAACTTCTTGCCGCGCCTTCAATCAAAGCATTAACTGAATTCCACGCTAGACATAAATTGCTGCTGATGTGTTATCATCAGGAGAACATGCGACTTTGCGGTCGTATAGCAAGCAATGGGGATAAAGAGTCGTTATCAATAGTCATGCACAAATATGCTGAGAATTTTCGCAAAGCATTGCAGAGGGAGCCCAGCCAAAAAAATATTATCAACGCCCTTTACCATGGGTATGGCTGGATTTCTGATGAATTGAAAACGGAAGAAAAGAAAATGTTTATTGATGCTATCGAGGAGTATCGGGATGATCGCATCACGCTGGCTACATTGCAGCACCTTCTTAAGTCTTACGTTATTCGGTTTGAGCACGCTTACCTTGGCTCTCAATACTTTCTGGATCCTTACCCGAGAGAGTTGTGTGATCTTTCAAATTCCGGGCATTAA
- a CDS encoding SOUL family heme-binding protein, translating to MKKRIIWIVAVLLLISFALWGPIVSNVEQARYTVIETYGEIEIRDYAPMIVAETEVAGERKDAIGQGFRIIADYIFGNNRQSNKVAMTAPVMQQPSEKIAMTAPVMQMAENSAWKIRFVMPSSYTMATLPTPNNDKVRLRELPGKRFAVIKFSGTASQSNLKENSELLADFINRKNMIVLSEPAFSFFNPPWTLPFLRRNEVMVEISK from the coding sequence ATGAAGAAACGAATCATTTGGATAGTAGCAGTTTTGCTGTTGATTTCTTTCGCGCTTTGGGGGCCCATTGTGAGTAATGTCGAGCAAGCTAGATATACTGTGATTGAAACGTACGGAGAGATCGAAATCAGGGATTATGCTCCGATGATTGTGGCGGAAACCGAAGTGGCAGGTGAACGAAAAGATGCCATCGGCCAGGGGTTCAGAATTATCGCCGATTATATTTTCGGAAATAACAGACAGTCCAATAAGGTGGCGATGACTGCGCCGGTCATGCAGCAGCCCAGTGAGAAAATCGCCATGACCGCGCCGGTCATGCAGATGGCTGAAAACAGCGCATGGAAAATCCGATTTGTAATGCCGTCAAGTTATACTATGGCCACATTGCCAACTCCGAATAATGATAAAGTGAGGTTGCGGGAACTGCCTGGCAAACGTTTTGCGGTTATCAAGTTTTCTGGCACAGCAAGCCAATCAAACCTCAAAGAGAATAGTGAACTGCTGGCTGATTTTATAAACAGGAAAAACATGATTGTGTTGTCTGAGCCAGCGTTTTCATTTTTCAATCCACCTTGGACGCTCCCTTTTTTACGAAGAAATGAAGTGATGGTTGAGATTTCCAAGTAA
- a CDS encoding site-specific integrase yields the protein MAIIERNGNFRVQVGKRINGKYTILFDATYDSKEEATAVEGVKKLKLKEGELGDYRSAKKVTLSDLLLRYKKEIVPHVTNYPNRENSKIEGIRKRKFAKNTVAKLKPIHFSQYRDERRLEKGRGGGLIKKKTIKEELALMARVLDYAASEWEVSLPAGNPVNVRTLLKLLPNDSIKRKPLPRDDNGKSYGSERELIKACAAYADGELALYMRFAIETSCRRSALVDLKWENISIDKRIAVVRQKGRSKDETYKVPLTRRAIATLNRLGVKKAGKVFSWTHPDSINTALNRACERAGIEKITPHQLRHEATTRAQARRWTSAEVKALTGHKTTQMLDNYGHLGAEDILPLMKNK from the coding sequence ATGGCAATTATCGAACGAAATGGCAACTTTCGTGTACAAGTAGGCAAAAGAATAAACGGCAAGTACACCATCCTATTTGATGCCACATATGATTCTAAAGAAGAGGCCACTGCTGTAGAGGGAGTAAAAAAATTAAAGCTCAAGGAAGGAGAGCTTGGAGATTACCGGTCAGCTAAAAAAGTGACACTTTCAGACCTGTTGCTACGTTATAAGAAAGAGATTGTTCCTCATGTAACTAACTACCCAAATCGAGAAAATTCAAAAATTGAAGGGATTAGAAAGCGGAAGTTTGCAAAAAATACTGTTGCTAAACTTAAGCCTATTCACTTTTCACAATACCGTGATGAACGAAGATTAGAGAAAGGCCGTGGTGGTGGTCTAATAAAGAAAAAAACCATTAAAGAAGAGCTGGCACTTATGGCGCGAGTTCTTGATTACGCGGCATCGGAGTGGGAGGTGAGTCTTCCCGCAGGCAATCCTGTAAATGTTCGAACACTATTAAAGTTACTCCCAAATGATTCCATAAAACGCAAACCTCTTCCTCGTGATGATAACGGTAAATCTTATGGTTCTGAACGTGAGTTGATTAAGGCCTGTGCTGCATATGCTGATGGGGAGCTTGCGCTGTATATGCGTTTTGCTATTGAAACCTCTTGTAGGCGTAGCGCTCTTGTTGACTTAAAATGGGAGAATATTTCCATTGATAAACGAATTGCAGTTGTCCGACAAAAAGGGCGTTCAAAAGACGAAACATATAAAGTCCCATTAACACGCCGAGCAATTGCCACATTGAATAGGCTCGGTGTTAAAAAAGCAGGAAAGGTGTTTAGCTGGACACACCCGGATTCAATCAACACGGCTTTGAATCGTGCTTGCGAAAGGGCAGGGATCGAGAAAATAACTCCTCATCAACTTAGGCATGAGGCGACTACTCGCGCTCAAGCAAGGCGTTGGACATCTGCAGAGGTTAAAGCACTTACTGGCCATAAAACCACTCAGATGCTTGATAATTATGGTCATCTTGGAGCAGAAGATATATTACCATTGATGAAGAATAAGTAA